One region of Oncorhynchus keta strain PuntledgeMale-10-30-2019 unplaced genomic scaffold, Oket_V2 Un_scaffold_9036_pilon_pilon, whole genome shotgun sequence genomic DNA includes:
- the LOC127929615 gene encoding otolith matrix protein OMM-64-like: MESKRQARWRGRKPESQPQNLLGRHTERVAKPDGPNKVTDTDGPNKVTDTVGPNKVTDTDGPNKVTDTDGPNKVTDTDGPNKVTDTDGPNKVTDTDWPNKVTDTDGPNKVTDTDGPNKVTDTDWPNKVTDTDGPNKVTDTDGPNKVTDTDGPNKVTDTDGPNKVTDTDGPNKVTDTDGPNKVTDTDGPNKVTDTDGPNKVTDTDGPNKVTDTDGPNKVTDTDGPNKVTDTDGPNKVTDTDGPNKVTDTDGPNKVTDTDGPNKVTDTDRPNKVTDTDGPNKVTDTDWPNKVTDTDGPNKVTDTDGPNKVTDTDWPNKVTDTDGPNKVTDTDGPNKVTDTDGPNKVTDTDGPNKVTDTDGPNKVTDTDGPNKVTDTDGPNKVTDTDGPNKVTDTDGPNKVTDTDGPNKVTDTDGPNKVTDTDGPNKVTDTDGPNKVTDTDGPNKVTDTDGPNKVTDTDGPNKVTDTDGPNKVTDTDGPNKVTDTDGPNKVTDTDGPNKVTTDGPNKVTDTDGPNKVTDTDGPNKVTDTDGPNKVTDTDGPNKVTDTDGPNKVTDTDGPNKVTDTDGPNKVTDTDGPNKVTDTDGPNKVTDTDGPNKVTDTDGPNKVTDTDGPNKVTDTDWPNKVTDTDGPNKVTDTDGPNKVTDTDGPNKVTDTEMRKQDANV; the protein is encoded by the exons atggagtcgaagagacaAGCACGGTGGCGGggtaggaagcccgagagtcagccccaaaattTATTGGGGAGGCACACAGAACGTGTGGcaaagccag ACGGGCCCAATAAAGTGACCGATACAGACGGGCCCAATAAAGTGACCGATACAGTCGGGCCCAATAAAGTGACCGATACAGACGGGCCCAATAAAGTGACCGATACAGACGGGCCCAATAAAGTGACCGATACAGACGGGCCCAATAAAGTGACCGATACAGACGGGCCCAATAAAGTGACCGATACAGACTGGCCCAATAAAGTGACCGATACAGACGGGCCCAATAAAGTGACCGATACAGACGGGCCCAATAAAGTGACCGATACAGACTGGCCCAATAAAGTGACCGATACAGACGGGCCCAATAAAGTGACCGATACAGACGGGCCCAATAAAGTGACCGATACAGACGGGCCCAATAAAGTGACCGATACAGACGGGCCCAATAAAGTGACCGATACAGACGGGCCCAATAAAGTGACCGATACAGACGGGCCCAATAAAGTGACCGATACAGACGGGCCCAATAAAGTGACCGATACAGACGGGCCCAATAAAGTGACCGATACAGACGGGCCCAATAAAGTGACCGATACAGACGGGCCCAATAAAGTGACCGATACAGACGGGCCCAATAAAGTGACCGATACAGACGGGCCCAATAAAGTGACCGATACAGACGGGCCCAATAAAGTGACCGATACAGACGGGCCCAATAAAGTGACCGATACAGACGGGCCCAATAAAGTGACCGATACAGACAGGCCCAATAAAGTGACCGATACAGACGGGCCCAATAAAGTGACCGATACAGACTGGCCCAATAAAGTGACCGATACAGACGGGCCCAATAAAGTGACCGATACAGACGGGCCCAATAAAGTGACCGATACAGACTGGCCCAATAAAGTGACCGATACAGACGGGCCCAATAAAGTGACCGATACAGACGGGCCCAATAAAGTGACCGATACAGACGGGCCCAATAAAGTGACCGATACAGACGGGCCCAATAAAGTGACCGATACAGACGGGCCCAATAAAGTGACCGATACAGACGGGCCCAATAAAGTGACCGATACAGACGGGCCCAATAAAGTGACCGATACAGACGGGCCCAATAAAGTGACCGATACAGACGGGCCCAATAAAGTGACCGATACAGACGGGCCCAATAAAGTGACCGATACAGACGGGCCCAATAAAGTGACCGATACAGACGGGCCCAATAAAGTGACCGATACAGACGGGCCCAATAAAGTGACCGATACAGACGGGCCCAATAAAGTGACCGATACAGACGGGCCCAATAAAGTGACCGATACAGACGGGCCCAATAAAGTGACCGATACAGACGGGCCCAATAAAGTGACCGATACAGACGGGCCCAATAAAGTGACCGATACAGACGGGCCCAATAAAGTGACCGATACAGACGGGCCCAATAAAGTGACGACAGACGGGCCCAATAAAGTGACCGATACAGACGGGCCCAATAAAGTGACCGATACAGACGGGCCCAATAAAGTGACCGATACAGACGGGCCCAATAAAGTGACCGATACAGACGGGCCCAATAAAGTGACCGATACAGACGGGCCCAATAAAGTGACCGATACAGACGGGCCCAATAAAGTGACCGATACAGACGGGCCCAATAAAGTGACCGATACAGACGGGCCCAATAAAGTGACCGATACAGACGGGCCCAATAAAGTGACCGATACAGACGGGCCCAATAAAGTGACCGATACAGACGGGCCCAATAAAGTGACCGATACAGACGGGCCCAATAAAGTGACCGATACAGACTGGCCCAATAAAGTGACCGATACAGACGGGCCCAATAAAGTGACCGATACAGACGGGCCCAATAAAGTGACCGATACAGACGGGCCCAATAAAGTGACCGATACAGAGATGAGAAAACAGGATGCAAATGTATAA